The genomic stretch ATTCATTTTCTTTGGCTGGTCTTCTACCTTGATTATATCAACACCATTAACCGGTCCTTCATAGTCGTAGGGATCAAAAAGGCAGATATAATCTCCTTCTATATCTGTAAGCAGAACATAATGCTCATAGGTATCAAGCCATAATCTTACGATAACCGCTCCCCCCTGCTGAAGGCATCCTATAATCCTGCTGTTCTGTCTGATCCATACCTGTTCTCCTATCAGCATTTCCGTAACAATAGGAAAATGTTTCTTCTCTCCGAATTGATTGAACCACTTGGACAGATACATCATTGCCATTGTCGAGGTACCGCTTTTACCGGATTCACCTGAATTGTCATACTCATCTAAGGTATAAAGCGAAATTGCTTTTAATATATCCGGAACAATTTCTTCTCTTTCAAACAAATATCTCATCGCATTAAGAAGTGTTGTGGGACCGCAGTCATACTCTGATGCCTGATAACTTAATAAATTCTTCATGTCAACCTCTTTCCACAATAGTCTTTGCAAACAATTATTGTCTTTTTTTCATGCTAGCTCTCCGTCGGATCAAAGGCATCTCTAAGAGCATCACCGACGAAATTTATACTGACTACCAAAAGAATTATTACGATTCCGGGGGGCAGCCATAACCAAGGTTTTGAGGTCAGAATCGATAAAGACTGTGCTCCGTTGAGCATATTACCAAGACTCGCCTGAGGCGGCTGGATTCCCATACCAAGAAAGCTAAGAGCTGCTTCATCAAGCATGGAGATAGCAACAACGGAAGTGGCATATACCAGAATTGGTGCTATGGTATTTGGCAGTATCTCAGAAAAAAGAATAAATCTTTTTGGCATCCCTGCTACGATATCTGCCTGAATAAAAGGTTTTTCCCTTAAGGAAAGTACATTACCTCTTACAAGCCTTGCAATACCGGGCCAGTCAACAAAACCCAGT from Anaerocolumna sp. AGMB13020 encodes the following:
- a CDS encoding peptidase C39, whose product is MKNLLSYQASEYDCGPTTLLNAMRYLFEREEIVPDILKAISLYTLDEYDNSGESGKSGTSTMAMMYLSKWFNQFGEKKHFPIVTEMLIGEQVWIRQNSRIIGCLQQGGAVIVRLWLDTYEHYVLLTDIEGDYICLFDPYDYEGPVNGVDIIKVEDQPKKMNRKVRKEIFNEVTVRSYAFGPSKGREAMLLYNCNNRKTPEKSIEYFI